The Thermodesulfobacteriota bacterium genome has a window encoding:
- a CDS encoding phosphate ABC transporter substrate-binding protein produces the protein MKFAIYLAGIFVFMMAGNSFAVAGDLGRFEGVKGTLRIAGGTAHIPVMKEAAKRIMAVNSGIKITIAGGGSGVGIKQVGEGLIDIGNSGRKATDDEIKRYGLKMHKFAIDGIAVVVNPRNPVAKMKKSELIDIFSGKTSNWKTFGFKDRGINVYTRDASSGTRKVFWKKALNKGEIIKSANFVKSHGAMKSAINVDPYAIGYISIGYIDDSVASVSLDSVSPTLESVLKGDYKIARGLYMNTKGEPSGLTRLFIDYIMSKEGQKVAEDKGYIAVRK, from the coding sequence ATGAAATTTGCAATCTATTTGGCAGGAATCTTTGTTTTTATGATGGCAGGAAACTCATTTGCAGTTGCAGGAGATTTGGGCAGATTTGAGGGCGTGAAAGGAACTCTCAGGATTGCAGGAGGAACAGCCCATATACCGGTTATGAAAGAGGCTGCAAAAAGGATAATGGCCGTAAATTCCGGTATCAAGATTACAATTGCCGGAGGCGGTTCAGGTGTAGGAATCAAGCAGGTGGGTGAAGGACTTATTGACATAGGAAATTCCGGAAGAAAGGCGACGGATGATGAAATAAAAAGGTATGGTCTGAAGATGCATAAATTTGCAATAGACGGAATTGCCGTTGTTGTTAACCCGAGAAATCCTGTAGCAAAGATGAAAAAGAGCGAGTTGATAGATATTTTTTCAGGAAAAACCAGCAACTGGAAAACGTTTGGATTTAAAGACAGGGGGATTAATGTATATACTCGGGATGCTTCCAGCGGTACTAGAAAGGTGTTCTGGAAAAAAGCATTAAATAAAGGGGAAATAATAAAATCCGCTAATTTCGTAAAATCCCACGGCGCCATGAAATCGGCAATAAACGTTGATCCATACGCAATAGGCTATATCTCAATAGGCTATATAGACGATAGTGTGGCGTCTGTATCCTTAGATAGCGTTTCACCAACACTTGAGAGTGTGCTAAAGGGTGATTACAAGATAGCAAGGGGCCTATATATGAATACAAAAGGAGAACCTTCAGGGTTGACCAGGTTGTTTATAGATTACATAATGAGCAAAGAAGGACAGAAAGTCGCAGAAGATAAAGGATATATTGCCGTCAGGAAATGA
- the pstC gene encoding phosphate ABC transporter permease subunit PstC has protein sequence MKPSIEKLAEKGFLFSAILSASITILILSFMVFFSFPLFKGGDIAQFFTLEWNPYEGGFGIVPMMAGTGIIASLALLIATPFGIGCSALISVFSTGYFSRFLRKVVEFMTGIPTVIYGFVAIFLLVPFIREIFEKGTGMCVLSASIMLALLILPTIVLFISDAFNSVPKNYLDAADSLGATPVQKLVYVIIPSAWKGIISALVLAAGRAVGDTLISLMIAGNALQIPKGLSDAARTLTAHIALIIASDYESPEFKSIFVCGLILFIFTTLIILVLRLLGYFKILRDR, from the coding sequence ATGAAACCCTCTATTGAAAAATTAGCTGAAAAGGGTTTTCTTTTCAGTGCCATACTCAGTGCTTCTATTACTATACTTATCCTTTCTTTCATGGTATTTTTCAGTTTTCCGCTGTTTAAAGGAGGTGATATAGCCCAATTTTTCACTCTGGAATGGAACCCATATGAAGGAGGGTTCGGCATAGTTCCCATGATGGCCGGAACAGGAATTATTGCCTCCCTGGCTCTTTTGATCGCAACACCATTCGGGATAGGGTGCAGTGCCCTTATAAGCGTCTTTTCCACGGGGTATTTCAGCAGGTTCTTAAGAAAAGTCGTTGAGTTTATGACCGGAATTCCCACCGTTATCTATGGATTTGTGGCTATTTTTCTTCTGGTGCCGTTTATCAGGGAGATTTTCGAAAAGGGAACAGGGATGTGCGTATTGAGTGCATCAATTATGCTGGCCCTTTTGATTCTTCCTACCATTGTTTTATTTATATCCGATGCTTTTAATTCAGTGCCTAAAAATTATCTTGATGCAGCGGATTCCCTTGGCGCCACGCCTGTGCAGAAACTTGTTTACGTAATCATCCCTTCAGCCTGGAAAGGGATAATCTCAGCATTGGTTTTGGCTGCTGGAAGGGCTGTGGGAGATACCCTGATTTCTCTTATGATTGCCGGCAATGCACTGCAAATCCCCAAGGGACTTTCCGATGCAGCAAGGACTTTGACCGCACATATTGCCCTTATTATCGCAAGCGACTATGAGAGCCCGGAGTTCAAATCGATTTTCGTCTGCGGCCTGATACTCTTTATCTTTACAACCCTGATTATCCTTGTCCTGAGACTGCTGGGGTATTTTAAAATATTGAGGGATAGATGA
- a CDS encoding ABC transporter permease subunit, which translates to MNRFVEYQIKLYCWISGIVLICAIGVLMAFLFHKGISSLNLSLIFGETRPLDAFLLKAEVVDGLFPAIVGTLFLILTSIIWAIPTGVAAGIYLAEYCDKKWKPGFNLMLDVLAGIPSILVGLFGFAVAVFLHKHLSDHIYPCFLISSLALACLVLPYIIRTTEQSLVNLPFFIKTTGLALGASRLQNILFILIPYNLSRIISGIILAIGRCAEDTAVIMLTGVVAMAGIPNSLLSQYEALPFYIFYISSDYNSQEELMKGFGACIILLSICVFLFVLSHILRRRAVMRFATHI; encoded by the coding sequence ATGAATCGTTTTGTGGAATATCAAATCAAGCTTTATTGCTGGATATCCGGGATTGTCCTTATCTGTGCCATAGGGGTACTCATGGCTTTTTTATTCCACAAGGGTATTTCATCTTTGAATTTATCCCTTATATTCGGGGAAACAAGGCCTCTTGACGCGTTTTTATTAAAAGCCGAGGTAGTTGACGGTCTCTTTCCTGCGATAGTCGGCACCCTGTTTTTGATTCTCACCTCCATTATATGGGCAATCCCCACAGGTGTTGCTGCCGGCATTTATCTTGCTGAATACTGCGACAAAAAATGGAAACCCGGTTTTAATCTTATGCTCGATGTCCTTGCCGGGATTCCTTCCATACTGGTAGGCCTTTTCGGATTTGCCGTTGCTGTTTTCCTTCACAAGCATCTATCCGATCATATTTACCCCTGTTTTCTTATTTCAAGCCTGGCTCTGGCCTGCCTTGTTCTTCCTTATATTATCCGGACAACAGAGCAATCCCTGGTTAATTTACCCTTTTTTATCAAGACTACGGGACTTGCGCTGGGCGCTTCCAGGCTGCAAAACATCTTATTCATATTGATTCCTTATAATCTTTCACGTATTATCAGCGGCATTATCCTGGCCATAGGAAGATGTGCAGAGGATACAGCAGTCATCATGCTGACGGGAGTAGTGGCCATGGCCGGGATTCCTAATTCGTTGCTTTCCCAGTATGAGGCACTTCCTTTCTATATCTTCTACATTTCTTCGGACTATAATTCCCAGGAGGAGTTGATGAAAGGGTTTGGGGCTTGTATAATTTTGCTTTCCATCTGTGTTTTCCTGTTTGTCCTTTCACATATACTAAGAAGGAGGGCGGTAATGAGATTTGCCACCCATATATAG
- a CDS encoding ATP-binding cassette domain-containing protein: MKNIKIRINDLNFFYKKKPVLKGLKGEVEEKAITTIIGPSGVGKTTLLMVINRLYESIPDCRVEGRVEIKLNDRYIDVHRLPVTTLRKKVGMVFQVPNPLPMSIFKNIAFPLKLSGVKDREYIKKKVDQALKDAFLWDEVKDRLNDSALELSGGQQQRLCIARAMIIQPEVLLLDEPTSSLDMEAALKITELLKSFKEKCTLIVVSHYTSLTRRISDNVLTLKDGYLEEAVNSKITEGLIAAN; this comes from the coding sequence ATGAAAAATATAAAAATCAGGATAAACGACCTTAATTTCTTTTATAAGAAAAAACCGGTTTTAAAAGGGCTTAAGGGAGAAGTTGAGGAAAAGGCGATTACTACTATCATCGGTCCTTCCGGTGTGGGAAAGACAACATTACTGATGGTAATAAACCGACTTTATGAATCGATCCCGGATTGCAGGGTTGAGGGAAGAGTGGAGATAAAATTAAACGACAGGTATATCGACGTTCACAGATTGCCTGTTACTACCCTCAGGAAAAAGGTTGGTATGGTTTTTCAGGTCCCTAACCCTCTGCCAATGAGTATCTTTAAAAATATTGCTTTCCCGCTGAAATTATCTGGTGTCAAGGATAGAGAATATATAAAGAAGAAGGTCGACCAGGCACTGAAAGATGCGTTTTTATGGGATGAAGTAAAGGACAGGTTAAACGATTCGGCGCTTGAGCTTTCAGGCGGGCAGCAGCAAAGACTATGTATTGCAAGGGCCATGATTATACAACCCGAGGTTCTTTTGCTTGATGAGCCCACATCATCTCTGGATATGGAGGCTGCTTTAAAGATTACCGAATTGTTGAAAAGTTTTAAGGAAAAATGTACCCTGATAGTCGTTTCCCATTATACCTCTCTTACAAGAAGAATTTCGGATAATGTTTTGACCTTAAAAGATGGATATTTGGAGGAAGCAGTCAATTCGAAGATAACAGAGGGGCTGATTGCAGCAAATTAG
- the selD gene encoding selenide, water dikinase SelD, with amino-acid sequence MTDKKVLRLTETVSGSGUASKLPPGDLDRALCGIEFPTDSNLIVGMDKADDAGVYKVTDDIAIIQTVDFFTPIVDDPYWFGQIAAANALSDVYAMGGVPKTAMNLVAFPLKDMDMSILRRIIQGGLDKMKEAGVVLVGGHSVEDKELKYGLSVTGFIHPDRVLTKKDLKVEDRLILTKPLGTGIINTAIKGGLASDEIVEYVTGLMATLNRDAAAAMNDYPVHACTDITGFGLLGHLAEMVAESNFGMKIQSEKIPIISQSLEYAGMGLVPAGAYKNREFRGPMVDFAPTVDRLTQDILFDPQTSGGLLICVEKESADDLVNSLKKKGINDATVIGEVLTEPEDRIVVS; translated from the coding sequence ATGACAGATAAAAAAGTACTCCGCCTCACGGAAACAGTTTCAGGTTCCGGTTGAGCCTCAAAACTGCCTCCAGGGGACCTGGACAGGGCGCTTTGCGGAATAGAATTTCCAACTGATTCGAATCTGATTGTGGGGATGGATAAAGCAGATGATGCGGGTGTTTATAAGGTTACGGATGATATTGCCATCATTCAGACTGTGGATTTCTTTACACCGATTGTAGATGATCCATACTGGTTCGGACAAATTGCGGCGGCAAACGCCTTAAGTGATGTCTATGCCATGGGTGGTGTGCCTAAAACAGCCATGAACCTTGTAGCCTTTCCGCTTAAAGATATGGATATGTCTATTCTCCGCCGGATTATCCAGGGAGGGCTGGATAAGATGAAAGAAGCGGGTGTGGTTCTGGTGGGCGGACACAGTGTGGAAGATAAAGAACTGAAATATGGACTGTCTGTCACCGGATTTATTCACCCGGATCGTGTTCTTACAAAAAAAGATCTTAAAGTTGAAGATCGCCTGATTTTGACCAAACCGCTGGGAACTGGCATTATCAACACAGCTATCAAGGGAGGCCTTGCTTCTGATGAAATTGTTGAGTATGTGACCGGCCTGATGGCAACCCTTAACAGAGATGCAGCAGCGGCAATGAATGACTATCCTGTCCATGCGTGTACGGATATTACAGGTTTCGGTTTGCTTGGTCATTTGGCAGAGATGGTGGCCGAATCCAATTTTGGGATGAAAATCCAATCAGAAAAAATACCGATTATTTCCCAGTCTTTGGAATATGCAGGTATGGGTTTGGTGCCGGCGGGAGCATACAAAAATCGCGAATTTCGAGGGCCAATGGTTGATTTTGCCCCTACAGTGGATCGCCTGACTCAAGACATCCTTTTTGATCCCCAGACTTCAGGGGGACTTTTAATTTGCGTGGAGAAAGAAAGTGCCGATGATCTGGTAAACAGTTTGAAGAAAAAGGGAATAAATGATGCAACCGTTATAGGAGAAGTGTTGACTGAGCCAGAAGACCGGATCGTTGTAAGCTAG
- a CDS encoding tetratricopeptide repeat protein, producing the protein MTTNFMIYAAVFAILQIISIVIFFIVLIKLFKTEGALKGILGFICGLYTFIWGWLKHKELQMTKMMMLWSIILVIFMVGTPLIGTAEIMKMVATVQGKGFDVRSYQKGKTIKPWKKPKRVRPRAKGPGVKTVPTNIDPHKQAIALWKNGKYTNPRQALIFLNQAVAKDPKFANVYSNRGNAYRDLKQYPKALADYNKAISLNPAHVKAYNNRGNIYYEQKKYQQALKDYNQCIRLNPNYTNAYINRGLVFYQLKSKTRACKDFKKACQLGDCDGLNWAKGKGFCK; encoded by the coding sequence ATGACAACTAACTTTATGATATACGCGGCGGTGTTTGCAATTCTTCAAATTATTTCAATTGTTATATTCTTCATTGTTCTGATAAAGCTGTTTAAAACAGAAGGTGCTTTAAAGGGTATCCTGGGATTTATCTGCGGTCTGTATACATTCATCTGGGGATGGCTAAAACACAAGGAACTTCAAATGACCAAAATGATGATGCTGTGGAGTATCATTCTTGTTATTTTCATGGTTGGGACACCCCTGATTGGAACAGCAGAAATTATGAAGATGGTTGCAACGGTTCAGGGGAAGGGTTTTGATGTCAGATCCTATCAAAAAGGTAAAACAATTAAACCCTGGAAAAAACCAAAACGTGTGAGACCACGAGCAAAAGGTCCCGGTGTAAAAACTGTTCCAACAAATATTGACCCACATAAACAGGCAATCGCTTTATGGAAAAATGGTAAATACACAAATCCCAGGCAGGCACTCATATTCTTAAACCAGGCCGTTGCCAAAGATCCTAAATTTGCCAATGTTTACAGCAACCGTGGCAATGCCTACCGTGACTTAAAACAGTATCCAAAGGCACTGGCCGACTACAACAAAGCCATCAGCCTGAATCCGGCCCATGTCAAGGCGTATAATAATCGCGGGAATATCTATTATGAACAAAAAAAATATCAGCAAGCGCTAAAGGATTACAACCAGTGCATCCGTCTCAACCCGAATTACACCAATGCCTATATTAATCGAGGGCTTGTTTTTTATCAATTAAAAAGCAAAACACGCGCATGCAAAGATTTTAAAAAAGCCTGCCAATTGGGAGATTGCGATGGGTTAAACTGGGCAAAGGGAAAAGGGTTCTGCAAGTAG
- a CDS encoding DUF2752 domain-containing protein, with translation MNLFQHIQFIPGSNSPGFVRNQTEILTPPWRDRKLFFASLLKNRRIALVLLCVAALQIVSILIGLPGWQCPIRSTLGIPCPGCGLSTAITLIIKGDWQSAIHTHAFAPVFLFAFVILFIVSILPENLHRKTVLQIAAIEKHTAFSAYVLWGIVIYWIFRLLAACW, from the coding sequence ATGAATCTGTTTCAACATATTCAATTTATTCCAGGTTCAAACTCTCCTGGGTTTGTCCGCAATCAGACAGAGATATTAACCCCGCCATGGCGGGATCGTAAGCTTTTTTTTGCTTCCCTGCTTAAAAACCGCAGGATTGCCTTAGTTCTATTGTGTGTGGCAGCACTTCAGATCGTATCGATTTTAATCGGATTGCCCGGATGGCAATGCCCGATTCGGTCAACACTTGGAATTCCGTGCCCAGGCTGCGGGTTATCCACCGCAATAACTTTAATAATTAAGGGTGATTGGCAAAGTGCCATTCACACCCATGCCTTTGCACCGGTTTTCCTGTTCGCATTTGTCATACTTTTCATCGTGAGCATATTACCGGAAAATCTTCATCGTAAAACTGTGCTTCAAATAGCTGCCATTGAAAAACATACAGCATTTTCCGCATATGTTTTATGGGGAATTGTTATTTACTGGATTTTCCGTCTGTTAGCAGCATGTTGGTAA
- a CDS encoding PilZ domain-containing protein, protein MIASKEELGKNSLISRLFNIVNGLSEEQQLILLKQLLKNNITNHLFKLIIDMSDYQQHLLLEELEKLPADDMPVRTVSLDGNEVLMRGHTRKACLVSVDLSVQDRSFNAHILDISTVGVFIETGELLPVGEKIKVVFSLPNHPKPLSITCIVTWVGQNGMGVKFIKLTKHNEKIIKAFVEN, encoded by the coding sequence ATGATTGCCTCAAAAGAGGAATTGGGTAAAAACAGTCTGATCTCGCGTTTATTCAACATAGTTAACGGGCTTTCCGAAGAACAGCAACTTATCCTGCTAAAACAATTGCTTAAAAATAACATTACTAATCATTTGTTTAAGCTAATTATAGATATGTCGGATTACCAGCAACATCTTTTGCTGGAAGAGCTGGAAAAATTACCGGCAGATGATATGCCGGTGAGGACCGTTAGCTTAGATGGAAATGAGGTCTTAATGCGTGGCCATACCCGCAAAGCATGCCTGGTCAGTGTTGACCTTTCTGTTCAAGACAGGTCTTTCAATGCCCATATTCTTGACATAAGCACTGTTGGAGTCTTTATAGAAACCGGTGAATTACTTCCGGTGGGAGAAAAAATTAAGGTGGTCTTTTCGCTACCCAACCATCCAAAGCCTCTCAGCATCACCTGTATAGTTACCTGGGTTGGTCAAAATGGAATGGGGGTCAAATTTATCAAATTAACCAAGCATAATGAAAAGATAATAAAAGCTTTTGTTGAAAATTAG
- a CDS encoding HU family DNA-binding protein — protein MNRSDLINAIKNETTLTKNESEKIVNEFFGAITQTLSNNERVEIRGFGSFTINGYKPYVGRNPKTGVKINVPSKKLPFFKVGKELKLRVDHI, from the coding sequence ATGAACAGATCTGATTTAATTAATGCAATAAAGAATGAAACCACACTTACTAAAAATGAATCTGAAAAAATTGTCAATGAGTTCTTTGGCGCTATAACTCAGACCCTTTCTAACAATGAACGAGTTGAAATCAGAGGTTTCGGCAGTTTTACAATTAATGGATATAAACCATATGTTGGCCGAAACCCGAAAACCGGTGTTAAAATCAATGTTCCTTCAAAAAAACTTCCATTTTTCAAAGTCGGCAAAGAATTAAAGCTTCGGGTAGACCATATATAA
- the scpB gene encoding SMC-Scp complex subunit ScpB — translation MENLKYIIESLLFVAQEPLSVDRLKRVLNTAGANDIKNALKELTDEYEARKGGFYLNEVAGGFQIRTRSEYTSWIKRLIQPNPPRLSKASLETLAIIAYKQPVIRSDIESLRGVDCGGILRVLLKRKFIRVLGRKELPGRPLIYATTKRFLEIFDLKDLKDLPTPKEIEELGNSPTDKTDEDFFNDEKRSDPDKGNNT, via the coding sequence ATGGAAAATCTAAAATATATTATTGAAAGCCTGCTCTTTGTTGCCCAGGAACCTCTTTCGGTTGACCGCCTGAAAAGAGTTCTTAATACCGCCGGCGCAAATGACATCAAAAACGCTTTAAAAGAACTTACGGATGAGTATGAGGCCCGTAAAGGTGGCTTTTACTTAAACGAAGTTGCCGGTGGTTTCCAAATCCGCACCCGTTCAGAATATACAAGCTGGATTAAACGTCTCATACAACCAAACCCTCCTCGCCTTAGTAAGGCTTCTCTTGAAACCCTGGCAATTATTGCCTATAAACAACCAGTAATCCGTAGCGACATAGAAAGTTTAAGGGGTGTTGATTGCGGTGGAATCCTTCGCGTATTGCTAAAGAGAAAGTTTATCCGGGTTCTGGGACGCAAGGAACTACCGGGTCGCCCCTTGATCTATGCAACCACCAAGCGTTTTCTGGAAATATTTGACTTAAAAGATTTAAAAGACCTTCCCACACCCAAAGAAATCGAAGAGCTGGGAAATTCCCCAACAGATAAAACTGATGAAGATTTTTTCAATGATGAAAAAAGATCGGACCCAGACAAAGGAAATAATACTTGA